The proteins below come from a single Xiphophorus couchianus chromosome 20, X_couchianus-1.0, whole genome shotgun sequence genomic window:
- the rargb gene encoding retinoic acid receptor gamma-B isoform X2, with the protein MFDCMEALGLVPRPLFDVSRQGSCMLGKATSYFSRLDPFAWTGTGSVQSVETQSTSSEEMVPSSPSPPPPPRVYKPCFVCQDKSSGYHYGVSSCEGCKGFFRRSIQKNMVYTCHRDKNCQINKVTRNRCQYCRLQKCFEVGMSKEAVRNDRNKKKKDVKEEVVLPENYELSGELEELVNKVSKAHQETFPSLCQLGKYTTNSSADHRVQLDLGLWDKFSELSTKCIIKIVEFAKRLPGFTTLTIADQITLLKSACLDILMLRICTRYTPEQDTMTFSDGLTLNRTQMHNAGFGPLTDLVFAFASQLLPLEMDDTETGLLSAICLICGDRMDLEEPEKVDKLQEPLLEALKIYTRRRRPNKPHMFPRMLMKVTDLRGISTKGAERAITLKTEIPGPMPPLIREMLENPDAFEDSSDSSDSASAPPPAIQAIKQEEKSTYESAFEEEEEEEEDDYWDEEREWGADSDGEPWGEAAQKKAVAGKTQ; encoded by the exons CGGTGGAGACGCAGAGCACCAGTTCAGAGGAGATGGTGCCCAGCTCcccttcccctcctcctcctccacggGTCTACAAGCCGTGCTTTGTGTGCCAGGACAAGTCATCTGGTTATCACTACGGAGTGAGCTCCTGTGAGGGCTGCAAG gGATTTTTCCGCCGGAGCATCCAGAAGAACATGGTGTACACCTGCCACCGAGACAAGAACTGTCAGATTAACAAAGTGACCCGGAACCGCTGCCAATACTGTCGTTTGCAGAAGTGCTTTGAGGTCGGCATGTCCAAAGAAG CCGTGCGCAACGACaggaacaagaagaagaaggacgTGAAGGAGGAGGTGGTGCTGCCCGAGAACTACGAGCTCAGCGGAGAACTGGAGGAGCTTGTGAACAAAGTCAGCAAAGCTCACCAAGAGACATTCCCGTCTCTGTGCCAGCTGGGAAAATACACCACA AACTCCAGCGCTGACCACAGAGTGCAACTGGACCTGGGCCTGTGGGATAAGTTCAGTGAGCTTTCCACTAAGTGCATTATAAAGATTGTGGAGTTTGCCAAGCGACTACCAGGCTTCACTACGCTCACCATCGCTGACCAGATCACCCTCCTCAAATCTGCATGCCTGGACATCCTG ATGCTGAGGATATGCACCCGCTACACTCCAGAGCAGGACACAATGACGTTCTCAGACGGCCTGACTCTCAACAGAACCCAGATGCACAACGCCGGCTTTGGGCCGCTCACAGACCTGGTGTTTGCCTTCGCCAGTCAGCTCCTGCCTCTGGAGATGGACGACACAGAGACGGGGCTCCTAAGTGCAATCTGTCTCATTTGTGGAG ACCGCATGGACTTGGAAGAGCCGGAAAAGGTCGACAAACTCCAGGAGCCGCTGCTGGAGGCTCTAAAGATCTACACTCGCCGCAGACGCCCGAACAAGCCTCACATGTTCCCTCGCATGCTGATGAAAGTCACAGACCTGCGAGGAATCAGCACCAAAG GTGCAGAGCGAGCCATCACCCTCAAGACGGAGATCCCGGGCCCCATGCCGCCTCTGATCAGGGAGATGCTGGAGAACCCGGACGCCTTCGAGGACAGCAGCGACTCCAGCGACAGCGCCTCGGCCCCTCCCCCGGCCATCCAGGCCATCAAGCAGGAGGAGAAGTCCACGTACGAGTCGGCCttcgaagaggaggaggaggaggaagaggacgacTACTGGGACGAGGAGAGGGAGTGGGGGGCGGACAGCGACGGCGAGCCGTGGGGGGAGGCGGCACAGAAGAAGGCCGTGGCGGGAAAGACGCAGTGA
- the calcoco1b gene encoding calcium-binding and coiled-coil domain-containing protein 1b isoform X4, with protein sequence MDKQPAVVFRNVGQLYFPQTRVECHYSLTSEHGWSSSDWIGIFQMGWSSVKHYHTYTWALVPEGYTEGTSVDHCAVFQASYLPRPSAVEYQFVYVDKVGKVCARSRPFTFCAPKPLEELETLKEEQDEEGGEEEELMLVIPRAQLLQSRLEQSLKKQAGLQRALDEAKKEVETEKETSKRARLEWETEKQAMKEEITELRDNLRQSCEMLKRLEEKHTGENQQHVQDLRDEVKVLADREEQANMELQRLKERVKKMSSQIKHDEEKRKSLQVEVEASAAELHSLQEQLEASDHVAEGLRNELRDLSTQRNHTHAELHQVRLQVAQFTLQLSDQDLALREERATWALEREAYKHAAEIAKKKVQDLSCELQRKEEWLQEERTERDSLEAELGREEVLLSDAKRELQELKAALRKVQKGREQELLHKQDLVSCIRQLEMKLGIGEEANPNITEVKCISAPGSSSEKGDFAPSARSASSSSCPEESSTSEIPAETLSQSEGDESPVDSQDEKSQLSKRQTGEAKQLILPELVNPVLSELADSPMW encoded by the exons ATGGATAAACAGCCGGCGGTGGTGTTTCGAAATGTGGGACAGTTGTACTTCCCCCAAACCAGGGTGGAGTGCCATTACAGTCTGACATCAGAGCATGGGTGGAGCAGCAGTGACTGGATAGGGATTTTTCAG ATGGGCTGGTCTTCAGTCAAACATTATCACACCTACACATGGGCTCTGGTTCCTGAGGGCTACACGGAGGGAACCAGCGTCGACCACTGTGCCGTTTTCCAGG CGTCGTACTTGCCTCGCCCCAGTGCTGTGGAGTACCAGTTTGTTTATGTGGATAAGGTGGGAAAGGTTTGTGCTCGCAGTCGTCCGTTCACGTTCTGTGCCCCGAAGCcgctggaggagctggagacgCTGAAGGAAGAACAGGATGAGGAaggtggagaggaagaggagctgatgCTGGTCATTCCCAGAGCgcagctgctgcag AGTCGGCTCGAGCAGAGCCTCAAAAAACAGGCGGGCTTGCAGCGAGCTCTGGATGAAGCCAAGAAGGAGGTGGAGACCGAAAAAGAAACCAGCAAAAGAGCAAGGCTGGAGTGGGAGACGGAGAAGCAGGCAATGAAGGAGGAGATCACTGAGCTCAGAGACAACCTGAGGCAGAGCTGTGAGATGCTGAAGagactggaagaaaaacacacg GGCGAGAACCAGCAGCATGTCCAAGACCTGAGAGATGAGGTGAAGGTTCTGGCTGACAGAGAAGAGCAAGCAAACATGGAACTGCAAAG GTTGAAGGAGAGAGTGAAGAAAATGTCCTCCCAGATAAAACATGatgaggaaaaaaggaaatccCTGCAG GTGGAAGTGGAGGCCTCGGCTGCAGAGCTGCACAGCCTGCAGGAGCAGCTGGAAGCCAGCGACCATGTAGCGGAAGGCCTGCGCAACGAGCTGCGAGACCTGAGCACCCAGCGCAACCACACCCACGCTGAGCTGCACCAGGTCCGCCTCCAGGTGGCGCAGTTCACCCTGCAGCTGTCAGACCAGGACCTGGCCCTCAGGGAGGAGCGGGCCACCTGGGCCCTGGAGAGAGAGGCTTACAAGCATGCAGCAGAG ATTGCCAAGAAGAAAGTCCAGGATCTGAGCTGTGAGCTGCAGAGGAAGGAGGAATGGCTCCAGGAGGAGAGGACTGAACGAGACAGCCTGGAGGCAGAGCTCGGGAGAGAAGAA GTGCTGCTGAGCGACGCCAAGCGAGAGCTGCAGGAGCTGAAGGCCGCTCTGAGGAAGGTCCAGAAAGGCAGAGAGCAGGAGCTACTGCACAAGCAG GATTTGGTGTCTTGCATTCGACAGCTGGAGATGAAGCTGGGCATCGGGGAAGAAGCAAACCCAAACATCACAGAAGTTAAATGTATCT CTGCTCCAGGTTCTTCATCTGAGAAAGGGGATTTCGCTCCATCAGCCAGATCTGCTTCTTCATCTTCCTGCCCGGAGGAAAGCTCCACCTCTGAGATCCCAGCTGAGACTCTCAGCCAAAGCGAGGGTGACGAGTCGCCCGTTGACTCACAG GATGAAAAATCTCAGCTCAGCAAACGCCAAACCGGCGAAGCGAAGCAGCTGATCCTGCCTGAACTCGTCAACCCCGTCCTGAG tgagCTGGCTGACTCCCCAATGTGGTAA
- the calcoco1b gene encoding calcium-binding and coiled-coil domain-containing protein 1b isoform X3 — protein MDKQPAVVFRNVGQLYFPQTRVECHYSLTSEHGWSSSDWIGIFQMGWSSVKHYHTYTWALVPEGYTEGTSVDHCAVFQASYLPRPSAVEYQFVYVDKVGKVCARSRPFTFCAPKPLEELETLKEEQDEEGGEEEELMLVIPRAQLLQSRLEQSLKKQAGLQRALDEAKKEVETEKETSKRARLEWETEKQAMKEEITELRDNLRQSCEMLKRLEEKHTDVKYSQEIQGSELRKLVAEKGENQQHVQDLRDEVKVLADREEQANMELQRLKERVKKMSSQIKHDEEKRKSLQVEVEASAAELHSLQEQLEASDHVAEGLRNELRDLSTQRNHTHAELHQVRLQVAQFTLQLSDQDLALREERATWALEREAYKHAAEIAKKKVQDLSCELQRKEEWLQEERTERDSLEAELGREEVLLSDAKRELQELKAALRKVQKGREQELLHKQDLVSCIRQLEMKLGIGEEANPNITEVKCICSSSEKGDFAPSARSASSSSCPEESSTSEIPAETLSQSEGDESPVDSQDEKSQLSKRQTGEAKQLILPELVNPVLSELADSPMW, from the exons ATGGATAAACAGCCGGCGGTGGTGTTTCGAAATGTGGGACAGTTGTACTTCCCCCAAACCAGGGTGGAGTGCCATTACAGTCTGACATCAGAGCATGGGTGGAGCAGCAGTGACTGGATAGGGATTTTTCAG ATGGGCTGGTCTTCAGTCAAACATTATCACACCTACACATGGGCTCTGGTTCCTGAGGGCTACACGGAGGGAACCAGCGTCGACCACTGTGCCGTTTTCCAGG CGTCGTACTTGCCTCGCCCCAGTGCTGTGGAGTACCAGTTTGTTTATGTGGATAAGGTGGGAAAGGTTTGTGCTCGCAGTCGTCCGTTCACGTTCTGTGCCCCGAAGCcgctggaggagctggagacgCTGAAGGAAGAACAGGATGAGGAaggtggagaggaagaggagctgatgCTGGTCATTCCCAGAGCgcagctgctgcag AGTCGGCTCGAGCAGAGCCTCAAAAAACAGGCGGGCTTGCAGCGAGCTCTGGATGAAGCCAAGAAGGAGGTGGAGACCGAAAAAGAAACCAGCAAAAGAGCAAGGCTGGAGTGGGAGACGGAGAAGCAGGCAATGAAGGAGGAGATCACTGAGCTCAGAGACAACCTGAGGCAGAGCTGTGAGATGCTGAAGagactggaagaaaaacacacg GATGTAAAGTACAGTCAGGAAATTCAGGGCTCTGAACTGAGAAAACTTGTGGCTGAAAAGGGCGAGAACCAGCAGCATGTCCAAGACCTGAGAGATGAGGTGAAGGTTCTGGCTGACAGAGAAGAGCAAGCAAACATGGAACTGCAAAG GTTGAAGGAGAGAGTGAAGAAAATGTCCTCCCAGATAAAACATGatgaggaaaaaaggaaatccCTGCAG GTGGAAGTGGAGGCCTCGGCTGCAGAGCTGCACAGCCTGCAGGAGCAGCTGGAAGCCAGCGACCATGTAGCGGAAGGCCTGCGCAACGAGCTGCGAGACCTGAGCACCCAGCGCAACCACACCCACGCTGAGCTGCACCAGGTCCGCCTCCAGGTGGCGCAGTTCACCCTGCAGCTGTCAGACCAGGACCTGGCCCTCAGGGAGGAGCGGGCCACCTGGGCCCTGGAGAGAGAGGCTTACAAGCATGCAGCAGAG ATTGCCAAGAAGAAAGTCCAGGATCTGAGCTGTGAGCTGCAGAGGAAGGAGGAATGGCTCCAGGAGGAGAGGACTGAACGAGACAGCCTGGAGGCAGAGCTCGGGAGAGAAGAA GTGCTGCTGAGCGACGCCAAGCGAGAGCTGCAGGAGCTGAAGGCCGCTCTGAGGAAGGTCCAGAAAGGCAGAGAGCAGGAGCTACTGCACAAGCAG GATTTGGTGTCTTGCATTCGACAGCTGGAGATGAAGCTGGGCATCGGGGAAGAAGCAAACCCAAACATCACAGAAGTTAAATGTATCT GTTCTTCATCTGAGAAAGGGGATTTCGCTCCATCAGCCAGATCTGCTTCTTCATCTTCCTGCCCGGAGGAAAGCTCCACCTCTGAGATCCCAGCTGAGACTCTCAGCCAAAGCGAGGGTGACGAGTCGCCCGTTGACTCACAG GATGAAAAATCTCAGCTCAGCAAACGCCAAACCGGCGAAGCGAAGCAGCTGATCCTGCCTGAACTCGTCAACCCCGTCCTGAG tgagCTGGCTGACTCCCCAATGTGGTAA
- the calcoco1b gene encoding calcium-binding and coiled-coil domain-containing protein 1b isoform X1, producing MDKQPAVVFRNVGQLYFPQTRVECHYSLTSEHGWSSSDWIGIFQMGWSSVKHYHTYTWALVPEGYTEGTSVDHCAVFQASYLPRPSAVEYQFVYVDKVGKVCARSRPFTFCAPKPLEELETLKEEQDEEGGEEEELMLVIPRAQLLQSRLEQSLKKQAGLQRALDEAKKEVETEKETSKRARLEWETEKQAMKEEITELRDNLRQSCEMLKRLEEKHTDVKYSQEIQGSELRKLVAEKGENQQHVQDLRDEVKVLADREEQANMELQRLKERVKKMSSQIKHDEEKRKSLQVEVEASAAELHSLQEQLEASDHVAEGLRNELRDLSTQRNHTHAELHQVRLQVAQFTLQLSDQDLALREERATWALEREAYKHAAEIAKKKVQDLSCELQRKEEWLQEERTERDSLEAELGREEVLLSDAKRELQELKAALRKVQKGREQELLHKQDLVSCIRQLEMKLGIGEEANPNITEVKCISAPGSSSEKGDFAPSARSASSSSCPEESSTSEIPAETLSQSEGDESPVDSQDEKSQLSKRQTGEAKQLILPELVNPVLSELADSPMW from the exons ATGGATAAACAGCCGGCGGTGGTGTTTCGAAATGTGGGACAGTTGTACTTCCCCCAAACCAGGGTGGAGTGCCATTACAGTCTGACATCAGAGCATGGGTGGAGCAGCAGTGACTGGATAGGGATTTTTCAG ATGGGCTGGTCTTCAGTCAAACATTATCACACCTACACATGGGCTCTGGTTCCTGAGGGCTACACGGAGGGAACCAGCGTCGACCACTGTGCCGTTTTCCAGG CGTCGTACTTGCCTCGCCCCAGTGCTGTGGAGTACCAGTTTGTTTATGTGGATAAGGTGGGAAAGGTTTGTGCTCGCAGTCGTCCGTTCACGTTCTGTGCCCCGAAGCcgctggaggagctggagacgCTGAAGGAAGAACAGGATGAGGAaggtggagaggaagaggagctgatgCTGGTCATTCCCAGAGCgcagctgctgcag AGTCGGCTCGAGCAGAGCCTCAAAAAACAGGCGGGCTTGCAGCGAGCTCTGGATGAAGCCAAGAAGGAGGTGGAGACCGAAAAAGAAACCAGCAAAAGAGCAAGGCTGGAGTGGGAGACGGAGAAGCAGGCAATGAAGGAGGAGATCACTGAGCTCAGAGACAACCTGAGGCAGAGCTGTGAGATGCTGAAGagactggaagaaaaacacacg GATGTAAAGTACAGTCAGGAAATTCAGGGCTCTGAACTGAGAAAACTTGTGGCTGAAAAGGGCGAGAACCAGCAGCATGTCCAAGACCTGAGAGATGAGGTGAAGGTTCTGGCTGACAGAGAAGAGCAAGCAAACATGGAACTGCAAAG GTTGAAGGAGAGAGTGAAGAAAATGTCCTCCCAGATAAAACATGatgaggaaaaaaggaaatccCTGCAG GTGGAAGTGGAGGCCTCGGCTGCAGAGCTGCACAGCCTGCAGGAGCAGCTGGAAGCCAGCGACCATGTAGCGGAAGGCCTGCGCAACGAGCTGCGAGACCTGAGCACCCAGCGCAACCACACCCACGCTGAGCTGCACCAGGTCCGCCTCCAGGTGGCGCAGTTCACCCTGCAGCTGTCAGACCAGGACCTGGCCCTCAGGGAGGAGCGGGCCACCTGGGCCCTGGAGAGAGAGGCTTACAAGCATGCAGCAGAG ATTGCCAAGAAGAAAGTCCAGGATCTGAGCTGTGAGCTGCAGAGGAAGGAGGAATGGCTCCAGGAGGAGAGGACTGAACGAGACAGCCTGGAGGCAGAGCTCGGGAGAGAAGAA GTGCTGCTGAGCGACGCCAAGCGAGAGCTGCAGGAGCTGAAGGCCGCTCTGAGGAAGGTCCAGAAAGGCAGAGAGCAGGAGCTACTGCACAAGCAG GATTTGGTGTCTTGCATTCGACAGCTGGAGATGAAGCTGGGCATCGGGGAAGAAGCAAACCCAAACATCACAGAAGTTAAATGTATCT CTGCTCCAGGTTCTTCATCTGAGAAAGGGGATTTCGCTCCATCAGCCAGATCTGCTTCTTCATCTTCCTGCCCGGAGGAAAGCTCCACCTCTGAGATCCCAGCTGAGACTCTCAGCCAAAGCGAGGGTGACGAGTCGCCCGTTGACTCACAG GATGAAAAATCTCAGCTCAGCAAACGCCAAACCGGCGAAGCGAAGCAGCTGATCCTGCCTGAACTCGTCAACCCCGTCCTGAG tgagCTGGCTGACTCCCCAATGTGGTAA
- the calcoco1b gene encoding calcium-binding and coiled-coil domain-containing protein 1b isoform X2, with product MDKQPAVVFRNVGQLYFPQTRVECHYSLTSEHGWSSSDWIGIFQMGWSSVKHYHTYTWALVPEGYTEGTSVDHCAVFQASYLPRPSAVEYQFVYVDKVGKVCARSRPFTFCAPKPLEELETLKEEQDEEGGEEEELMLVIPRAQLLQSRLEQSLKKQAGLQRALDEAKKEVETEKETSKRARLEWETEKQAMKEEITELRDNLRQSCEMLKRLEEKHTDVKYSQEIQGSELRKLVAEKGENQQHVQDLRDEVKVLADREEQANMELQRLKERVKKMSSQIKHDEEKRKSLQVEVEASAAELHSLQEQLEASDHVAEGLRNELRDLSTQRNHTHAELHQVRLQVAQFTLQLSDQDLALREERATWALEREAYKHAAEIAKKKVQDLSCELQRKEEWLQEERTERDSLEAELGREEVLLSDAKRELQELKAALRKVQKGREQELLHKQDLVSCIRQLEMKLGIGEEANPNITEVKCISPGSSSEKGDFAPSARSASSSSCPEESSTSEIPAETLSQSEGDESPVDSQDEKSQLSKRQTGEAKQLILPELVNPVLSELADSPMW from the exons ATGGATAAACAGCCGGCGGTGGTGTTTCGAAATGTGGGACAGTTGTACTTCCCCCAAACCAGGGTGGAGTGCCATTACAGTCTGACATCAGAGCATGGGTGGAGCAGCAGTGACTGGATAGGGATTTTTCAG ATGGGCTGGTCTTCAGTCAAACATTATCACACCTACACATGGGCTCTGGTTCCTGAGGGCTACACGGAGGGAACCAGCGTCGACCACTGTGCCGTTTTCCAGG CGTCGTACTTGCCTCGCCCCAGTGCTGTGGAGTACCAGTTTGTTTATGTGGATAAGGTGGGAAAGGTTTGTGCTCGCAGTCGTCCGTTCACGTTCTGTGCCCCGAAGCcgctggaggagctggagacgCTGAAGGAAGAACAGGATGAGGAaggtggagaggaagaggagctgatgCTGGTCATTCCCAGAGCgcagctgctgcag AGTCGGCTCGAGCAGAGCCTCAAAAAACAGGCGGGCTTGCAGCGAGCTCTGGATGAAGCCAAGAAGGAGGTGGAGACCGAAAAAGAAACCAGCAAAAGAGCAAGGCTGGAGTGGGAGACGGAGAAGCAGGCAATGAAGGAGGAGATCACTGAGCTCAGAGACAACCTGAGGCAGAGCTGTGAGATGCTGAAGagactggaagaaaaacacacg GATGTAAAGTACAGTCAGGAAATTCAGGGCTCTGAACTGAGAAAACTTGTGGCTGAAAAGGGCGAGAACCAGCAGCATGTCCAAGACCTGAGAGATGAGGTGAAGGTTCTGGCTGACAGAGAAGAGCAAGCAAACATGGAACTGCAAAG GTTGAAGGAGAGAGTGAAGAAAATGTCCTCCCAGATAAAACATGatgaggaaaaaaggaaatccCTGCAG GTGGAAGTGGAGGCCTCGGCTGCAGAGCTGCACAGCCTGCAGGAGCAGCTGGAAGCCAGCGACCATGTAGCGGAAGGCCTGCGCAACGAGCTGCGAGACCTGAGCACCCAGCGCAACCACACCCACGCTGAGCTGCACCAGGTCCGCCTCCAGGTGGCGCAGTTCACCCTGCAGCTGTCAGACCAGGACCTGGCCCTCAGGGAGGAGCGGGCCACCTGGGCCCTGGAGAGAGAGGCTTACAAGCATGCAGCAGAG ATTGCCAAGAAGAAAGTCCAGGATCTGAGCTGTGAGCTGCAGAGGAAGGAGGAATGGCTCCAGGAGGAGAGGACTGAACGAGACAGCCTGGAGGCAGAGCTCGGGAGAGAAGAA GTGCTGCTGAGCGACGCCAAGCGAGAGCTGCAGGAGCTGAAGGCCGCTCTGAGGAAGGTCCAGAAAGGCAGAGAGCAGGAGCTACTGCACAAGCAG GATTTGGTGTCTTGCATTCGACAGCTGGAGATGAAGCTGGGCATCGGGGAAGAAGCAAACCCAAACATCACAGAAGTTAAATGTATCT CTCCAGGTTCTTCATCTGAGAAAGGGGATTTCGCTCCATCAGCCAGATCTGCTTCTTCATCTTCCTGCCCGGAGGAAAGCTCCACCTCTGAGATCCCAGCTGAGACTCTCAGCCAAAGCGAGGGTGACGAGTCGCCCGTTGACTCACAG GATGAAAAATCTCAGCTCAGCAAACGCCAAACCGGCGAAGCGAAGCAGCTGATCCTGCCTGAACTCGTCAACCCCGTCCTGAG tgagCTGGCTGACTCCCCAATGTGGTAA